One genomic segment of Flavobacteriaceae bacterium includes these proteins:
- a CDS encoding ribulose-phosphate 3-epimerase → MNKLIAPSVLAADFGNLQRDIEMVNHSVADWFHIDVMDGVFVPNISFGMPVLKAISGHAKKTMDVHLMIVDPDRYIQTFADLGANILTVHYEACTHIHRTIQAIKEAGMKAGVALNPHTPVSLLEDSIADLDLVCIMSVNPGFGGQFFIENTYKKIRQLKDLIVLSSSNASIEIDGGITDKNAGDLIKAGADVLVAGSFVFNSDDPAATIKNLKTIATFQQVRQS, encoded by the coding sequence ATGAACAAATTAATTGCTCCTTCTGTTTTAGCTGCCGATTTTGGTAATTTACAACGCGATATTGAAATGGTAAATCACAGTGTTGCCGATTGGTTTCACATAGACGTTATGGACGGTGTTTTTGTACCTAATATTTCTTTTGGTATGCCTGTTCTAAAAGCCATCTCCGGGCATGCAAAAAAAACAATGGATGTACATTTAATGATTGTAGACCCTGACAGGTATATCCAAACGTTTGCAGATTTAGGAGCAAATATATTAACAGTGCATTACGAGGCATGCACACATATACATAGAACCATACAAGCTATCAAAGAAGCAGGAATGAAAGCCGGAGTTGCCTTAAATCCGCATACTCCTGTCTCTCTTTTGGAAGACAGCATTGCGGACTTGGATTTGGTATGTATCATGAGTGTAAATCCAGGTTTTGGAGGTCAGTTTTTTATAGAGAACACCTATAAAAAAATACGTCAGCTAAAAGATTTGATAGTGCTTTCGTCGTCCAATGCATCTATAGAAATTGACGGCGGTATAACAGATAAAAATGCCGGTGATTTAATAAAAGCCGGAGCTGATGTTTTAGTTGCCGGAAGCTTTGTTTTTAATAGTGATGATCCGGCAGCAACTATCAAAAATTTAAAAACCATTGCTACTTTTCAGCAGGTGCGGCAATCGTAA